The Primulina tabacum isolate GXHZ01 chromosome 1, ASM2559414v2, whole genome shotgun sequence genome contains the following window.
ATATATGTACAaaaaattgttgaagaaaatagAATTAGAAGACATCACAATCTCTTCGAATAAATATGTTTTACAAGTAACTGGTAATCTTCACGGACGTCGGTATGAAATCCGGACAACATGTTCAAAACCTTGgaatggccgatgaacgaacACAAACAATACGATGCAGAACAAGGACTctgttacaaaaaaaaaaacctcaaATCGTATGAGTCCTGTAATTGGtggaagaaaaattaaatataggTATGCACAAAACATTTCAGCAGTTAGTCTGCAAGAAATTCACCTTTTCAATCGTCCTACGTCCACCCAACTTTGCGAAGCAACGATGATGAAATCATAAATCGGAATGAGATTACCCCTGCGACAGAGGATGTAAGGGTTTGGATTGGGGGTGAGGAAGAAAATCTCGTGAGTAAAAATTGATCCCAACTATTAAAATATTGACTACTACTTTAATATAAACAATAAATGCCTACACtccaatttatttttattatctatatttatgttttttttattacatctctattgtaaatttaaatatttaattatatatctaattattttaacaatatatatttaaatagcAATGGGGGCATTTAGGTCATTACATTAAAACTTACAGAAATAatcaatcattttaaaattataccAAACACCATGTTATTTATCCGACTATATTATTAATCCATAtctctcattttttaatcactctGATTACTAATCATTTACTTATCTCATCACTACTACCAAACGTAGCCTAAAAGGACTATCATCGATGATTTTGGGACACAACTCAGGTAAATAGAGTCGAATAAATCTGACGTAGACAGATATATTGGACTTCAAACTAATATCGGGAAACGTTAAATTACGATAAATgttgatttttttatgaaattttacatTTATTTTACCTCAATGTTTTAGTATTAAATTAGTAAAGTCAGTGTGTGTGTTTGGAATTCTAACATGCATATTTATGATACGAGTACTAAAAGGATGACAAGGTTCGATGAAGGCATGGAAGGAGAAACCCAAACAGTGTCGATCAACCAAAATCAATTACAAGTATAAAGACAACTGTACATATTCTAGACACTAATTCATTCAATCATATGATACAGCTGACGAGTAGCAAAGAACGTAAGAAGTGTGAAAAGTTGGCCTTAGCGGAATAAGAAGTCTCAAGCCTCGTATGTTCAGAGAATCCTGCAAGAACACAAGCCTTGTTTCTGTTTCTTCGCCTGCTTTTTATCTGCATCACGACCGAAACAAGGAAATTTTAGAAGAGGGTGGCTCAAACTCGACCCACGAGGGAACTTCTCTTTGTCATCCAAACAACAAAAAACAAGAATGGCCAGAAATACCTATCTTTCGCTTGGCGACGGGAGGCTGTACAACCACATGCATAGTAATAACTCCTCCAGAAAGGTCACCAACCAGTACTTTAGACTCAGTCAGTGTCTTTCCATTCTCCAAaaattttccagcatgtattaATTTCATATCATTCACTGACTTTGGTATGATAGATTTATCTATAAATGCAGAAGGTTGAAAATTGATCGATAATCAGCTAGAAATTGGACCAATAAAACAAATGGATATATTGACACTGTTTTATTTTTAAGCATTCAGTATCCATCTCCTTCCGGAGGAATTTAATCTCTAGCAGATAAAACATTTCGACTAAATCATTTTGTCCAACACTGCTGAAAGCAAATAAATCTATTGAAGCCTCAACTCAGGCACAATCTTACATGATGCATACCAAAGCCAGAGAAATAAATCATGATCATACAACAAAATTAATACTCCAAAACCATAACAATTACAGCATTTAGCTTTTCTAAGAATAAATGAAAACACAATATCAAGCCCTTGAATGAAATACGTAAGCAGTGACCCACATCAATTGTTGAAGTTGAGAAATAGTAACACAATATTTAATTGTATTATCGTAAGCATTAAATTGTCACTACCACATCCAAATAATGATCAGGtttataaagtaaaaaaaattctgTATGCGTGTGTGCCGAGGCTGAAGGACAACCTCGAGGCCACTGAGAAAGAAGTCTCTGTTTAAGGGTATCAGCAGTAATGGACTGTGAGTAGGTTCCATGACCAATATCCGTCCCATCAAAGATTCTGAACTTAAGTTCAAGCTGCTTTTCTGCTTCAGCCATGATATCCCTCTGGTATAATCGATTGGTGAGTCCAAGAGTAAAAGAATTAGATGCACCGCAATACACCTAACAATAATTTCAGACTCATTGAGTAACCATCAACATCTCTCcaataaaataatgataaataaatgGCAGAGATTTTGGACATGTAATGATAACAAATTACTATACAGTACAAAATATGTAAACCAAATTTTCATACCTTTTTCAATACGCAAACAACTTCAAGAGAATGCAACGATAACAGTATATTTGAATCACTACCAAGCAAACCGAGTAACCACTTTATACCATCCAACAGATTCTCCTATCACAGAAAACCTCAGTATCACACATCATTTATTTCTGCTCAGAAAATTTTCATAGTAACCGTCGTCCGTATTAAGAAATGATAGAGTACATTGATCGAGGGAAAAAAACACAGACAAACAAATTTCATGGCATTCGATCTTTGGAGCACACATTATTCCAAGCTTTTTGAACGCGGTTTGGTACAATGTAAAAGAAACAAACTGGAATGGCCTTTCGAAATCACTTGTGCAAATGTACCAGGACAACCTTTTGTTTTAAATGCCAATGTCTCTAAAGTCATTTTACTAGTTAAAATCAAAGGCCGAGACAGGTGTTAGGATAAAAAATCAGCTACACTATCACAGCAGACATCGAACTATTTTTCCCATAGCACTCTAAAGATCAAAACGCTTATTCTTAACGTTACCAACTTGTAACCTGAACCTAAATTCGAAAAACCCACTACAAGAAACAGAAACTGTTTGATTGCTATAATTAAGTCTTTATAGGGAATTTATACTCACTTAGATTGCAAGCATAATATTGTACACGCTATAGACTTACAATTTATTTCGCAATACCTAAACGACACTTACACCACTCTGTGAAGGCCATTCTTGCCCCTAATACTACACAGTTATAGTTAAATAACAGGAATTTTCGGAAGCATGCGCTCACTTAGTCAGCAAATGAGTAAAAAGGgaatagaataaataataaatctttttCACTCAAATGATATTTATACCGACTTCATAGAACCTGCCAACCAAAACCAAAATTTGCCAGCAACTGAAACTAATAAACCAAAATTCCGCTAAAATCCATGATTTTCCAATATCTAAATATTCAAATCTGTATTCCTTCGACCGACAAAATTAAAAAGCATAGAAAAAGGAATAGCGAAAACACACGTGATCAAGACGGCCTTTTATGAGAGATCAGAGAGGATATAACAGATTACTCTCCGTTGTTCACTGACGGAGATAAGTTATCAGTGATCCAAACAGTCGCCGGAGATTAATGAATTCAGAATAGAGAGAGGATTCGGCGGTGCTAGACGACGCTTGTCCGTTAGCTATTttacttttttattatttattcaataaaaaaataagaaaccGTACACACAAAATAACAACGAGTATcacatatataaattttaattattaataaattgagttaattcataaaatttattataaattttaattattatataaataaaattaatgtaattatattaaatgTGGAGGGTTGTTGTCTTGGATGACCGAACTGAATTCTTGAATGTTAAAAACGTGGAGGGTTGCTGTGTTGGGTGATCAAACTGAATTCTTGAATGTTAAAAACGTGGAGGGTTGGGGCGTTGGGTGATCGAACTTCCTTCTGGGTCTAGATTGCGGCAAAGCTTTACTACTGGACATAACTTGGGGatgaaagtttcaaaaatttgggaACACTTTGAGAACAAATTTCGAAATTGGTTGATGCAATAAAGGCTGAATTTCGAAATGGCTTAGGGGGTATTTATTtggtttttttataaataatttaattttcaaaaattaattcaaaaataattaaattttttttttcaaaaatactgcAATCCGTGCTTAGCAAGCACGGACGTGCTCCACGTTGGAGCGTCCGTGCTCCGTAAGTGCGGACGCTCCGACGTGGCGCAGCGTCCGCGCTTCCACGTCCGCCCACCCCTTATCCCTTAACTTATCTCTTATCCGTGAGCAGCGTCCGTGCTCCGTAAGCGCGGACGCTCCAACGTGGCGCAGCGTCCGCGCTTGCTAAGCGCGGACGCTACCACGTCCGCCCACCCCTTATCCCTTATCTCTTATCCCTCATCCTCTCATTCCTTATCCCTCCCATCACTCTCTCCTGTTAATTTTCTCCCTTCTTCCTCCTACGCATCCATTTTCATTTCTCTATCGCTCTCTCCTTTTCTCCTTTTCAGAAGATCGACAACCTTTTCAAGAATGGCAGATAATCGAATTCCAGAAGATCCCAGTGTCCTCTATTTACAAGCGACACATATGTCGTCTACAGTTTCTTCCGTAACAGTTGATGATATTGTCAAAGTGAAGAGGTCAGACAATTTGATTTGGAAGTTGTACATCGATAATTACATACACAATCATGTACTTGCATACTTGATTGATATGGGtttttatggagttttagaatgtTGTTCACAaatttttgataattatttGATTACTTCTCTTGTTGAACGTTGACGATGCGAGACACACACTTTTCATTTTACATGTGGTGAAGCAACAGTCACGTTACAAGATGTTTCAATAATTTGGGGTCTAACAATTGATGGTGAAACAGTCACTGGAATAAATGTGTCACATAAAGTTGAGGAATGGACAACACATCTGTttggatttgttgggatttcTGCCATCATCAAAACATTTGAAAGGTGGTCATTTGTCTATGACTGCACTATACGATCATTGCATATCTAACCTTATTAATGATGATACTTTAGAAGTAGATGTTGTGAAATATACCCATTGTGTAgcgttaataattattggaggAATAATGTTCCCTGACTATCAAGGAAGGGTCTGCTAGACTAATATATTTGCAACTGCTACGGGCTATTGATAATGTCAAGTCTTATAGTTGGAGTAATGCAGTTTTAGCATTTATATACCGTGAGTTGTGTAACGTGTCACGTATAGAGAAGAGTACAATGGCTGGACATTTATATATCCTGCAGGTATAATTAATATAATGTGACTATTTAACACaatgtttttgttaattttgttgatctatttttattattataagcaGATATGAGCATGGAAGCATGATTAAATGTGTTAACCCCGACCGAGATGTGTTAACATTAGTTGTACCTCCCACTGATCCAGATGCTATTATTCCAGTTTCTCCATATGGTgcacggtaatatttaaaaattattgtgataatatcaaatttatctCTTATAATTTTTTGATATGTAATTGTTTTTGTTAAATTGTAGGTGAAAAGTTGGATTTAGCTACACACATTCGCCAACACATTCTGTAAGAATTATAAGGGATTCTTTAGATCGTATGAATCATAATGAGGTATTatacaattttaatatttaatagtgATTAAatgaagttttttttttgttttgattaaatgtatttttaatttgaaCATTTCTTTTCCAGTTTAATTGGATCGTTTACCAGAAGAATGACATAGAAGTGAAGACGATTATTGATTCATACGGCAACAAAATTTGGCGATGTGTTTGTCCCCTTATTTGCTTTGACATTGTGGAGATGCATCGTCCTAATCGGGTGATGCGACAATTTCGAAGACGACAATCAATTCCAGTGGCTGCCGTGGACAATGAtgacatgcataatatcacgagAGTAGGTCATCGAAATACCAATTGGAgagaatatcatcaaaattcaattgAGTTGTGGAATAGTAGGTTGATGTATGTTGTACGTCAGGGGCTATCGATGCAAACTGACGAAGACTACTTCCAATGGTATAATCTAATAACCGTACGCACCATATCACCTACAGTTAATGTAATTGGTTTTCAACCATATCCGTACATTACTTTTGCCAGACAAATTAATATCCAACAAAATTTCAGTACGTcttctcatttttctcatcagTCATCATTGGTGTGGGTAAGTAATATGGTTAGCCAACCAAGTGGATTTGTTGGAACCTCTGATACTATTCCGTCTATTGAGTTGAATACTGCAGGAACCTCTACTACTCGACCTGGTTTGTTCAGTGATTCAGGGATTGCTGACTATCGTTCATTTGGTCAGCAGGATTTTCAAACTCCGTCTTGGTCGAACATACAAAGTTTAACAAATTTGCTTAATGTTGGTCCTCGACATCTTTTGCATGACATTCGACCACAGAGGGATGTTATTTCACCTATCACTTTTCCAGGTTACTCGAACGAGGAAAATCCTGAAAATATAGGATTGCGTAGAGGGACGAGAATCTGCAATCCACCTGATTGTGAAACAGAGAGCCATTTGTATCATTTTAATTATGACGATGATTCTTCTATTTAATTGTAACTATACCATTTATATTGTTTTACCGTTTGCATTGTTGTATCGTctaatttttattgtttaatttGTATCATTTTAATTATGACGATGTACAAAATCGAAAGTGTCGAATAAAAACAAAGATATACAATTAAACAAAGCTAAAGATAACACAAGCGAAAGATAAGATGAAAAAAACAATTACATAACTACACAATTTAACACATGCGAAAATACACAATTACACAATTTAACATTTACACATATCAACACAAGAAAATACACAAGCGAAATATAAGATGAAAAAACATAAGTGACGTCTCTGTCCTccaattttttgtttttctttgttCCGTGCTCATCTGCGAACAatacattaaaaataaataatcacaaATTATAGTACATGCAATTCTCAAACGTACaataattaacaaataaaagCATGAGATCACATACCTCATTTATCTAGCATCATGAATCGTTGCTCACGACTCATCCTCGTCATCTTCTTGTGGTGGCACTCCCGATTCATCCCCTTGCTGGTGATAGTCATACTGAAAATGGAACGGAGGAATGAACGGCGGAGGCGGAGGGATGGTCCCTGAGTCAACCCCCCTGTGGATTAGCATTGTGTGCATCATGGACTCGACATAGGTGAAATGTTCATTGTATTTCAAGTTGACTTGTTCCTGATGAGTCATGAAGGCAAGAGCCTCATCTAGTTTGTCTTTTTGGGACCGCCTGTGCGATTGTGGGCGACGCGGGGCGGCGGTGCTCGATCCACCTGTATCTCCCGCATGCGTCCGTAATTTCACCTGTCGTTTCGCGTATTTCCGCTGCAAGTCATGTCCACAAATGAGCTTCATTGGTTGCAGCCACTCCTCATCATCATGGAACACAACCCCTGCCATCGcacacaactctgatatgatAATCGGAAAGAAAAGTCCGATGTGTCTATTATGAACGCTCATCGTTATTTGAGAATTGATGAGCTTTCCCACGTTGATGTTGTAACCGTGACATAACGCATATAGCACCACGACCCTGCTCCTTTTGTACTTCACTCTTGTGTGAGACCGGAATCATTCTCCTTGCCAAAAACAAATACCAAAGGGCATTATCAGCCGTCATATATTTCTCGTCAAAACAACTCGGTGACCCCCCTACTGGTTTCCAGATAGCCCCTGGATGACACATGGTGTCGATTATCACAGCGTAGTCAGGGTCAGCAACCAAAGCTTGGAAGGCGGAATCATCGACATCGGGCTGTTTCTAAAAATTCATTTATTGTACCCGAATCAAACGACACAAGTTTACCCCGAACAAAGGCCTTGTCGTCCGTCCTCTCACCCGCATTTGCATAAAATTCTCGCACCACCGATACCACCGCCACTCTAGGTTGAGCTCCGAATTTTGTCCACCCCCGCCTCTCCAACCTCACAAGAGGCCCTACGTATCGATCTTCACGTTGGAGAAGATTACCGGAGTGTTGAAGTATGATTTGCAAGGGAGTGttggagaaaaaaatttaagagaGAGAGAGGAGAGTTATGGAGTTGAAATTTTGTGTGGCGAATGAGACAAGGATAAGGGAAGAAGGAAAGGAAAATAAATAAAGGGAAGGGGAGGTTGTACCGCTCGCGCTCGAGAGGTAGAAAGCTACCGCTCGAGCGTGAGTTGCGCTGGAAATTTTTCTAgcgcacatcgcctcgcgcccgagcggtaatttgttacTCGGGTGTGAGCGGTGTGCTGGGACCGCTCGAGCGCAAGTGGTGCGGTGGAACATTACCAGCGCAACTCGCGCTCGAGCGGGAGAAATCTAGCGCTCGAGCGAGGTGCGCTGGAGTTTTTCCCAGCATACCGCTCACGCGCGAgtaacaaattaccgctcgggcgcgaggcGATGTGTTTTCAcctttttaataaatataaaccaatttctttttaaaatatcaaagcgttattacaatttaataaaatacatcatcGATGTTGTCTCTCTCTAACTACCGGTCTGTCCATCTCATTTCTCATTCGAGTCGTTCTGTCTCTACCAACTCTTCTTCATTCACGTCTAACCGGGTTGTGGTGCAACTCGAAAGTTGGAGGATCCCAGTATTGCTCATCTGCAAGAGGTTGAAATCTGTCCTCGTACGTTGCTAGGTACTCAGCTATGTTATACCATGACTGCACAAGTGTTGTCGGATCTAAGGAGTGCCACTTAGTGGTGCAAATAGCATGAGAACATGGGATGCCAAAAATCGTGCATTTACCACATGAACAATCACTCATTGATAACTTCACCACCTGCATATGTTGGCCATGACTTGGTCTTCCAACAGTTGCAACCGAAGCCGTTTGCTCACGTACATCATATTTGGCAACACGATGTTCACTAGATTTTCTCGCTCATTTCTCATACTTCTGACATGCATAACCTGACCATAACTGATTGTCCTGAACCATACGACCACCTCTTGTCACACATTCAATGAAATATTGTACGCACCTCAGAAGTGTCAAGTGTACTATGGTAGATATAGAACTCTACGAGCACCCTTCAACACACTATTTAAACACTCCGACATATTAGTTGTCATCACCCCACGACGCCAACCACCGTCATGAGCCAAACTCCATTTTTCTTTCGCAATTCCAGCCAAATATCGGTGCGTCAAAATGTTTTTTTGTTTGATTGCCTCCATTATTGCTTCAAACTTACATATTTGATTTTGTGTGCCTGCCGCCCAGCATAAATCTTTCAAATGCACGTCTTTGAATTTAGCGTTAAAGTTTGAACAAACATGTCTCAAACAAAAACGATGCACACCGTAAGGAGGTTGAAAATATGGTTGATCTTCAGTTGCGCGCACGATGCCCTTATGCCTATCAGAAATAAGACACACACCATTTTCACCACAAACAACATGTCTGCCTAGGTTCTCCAAGAACCATTTCCAAGAATCCGTTGTTTCTTCATCCACAATAGCAAATTCTAGCGGTAGAACCTGATTGTTCCCATCCAGAGTGACACCGATCAACATTTTGTGCTTGTATTTGGTATACAAGTGTGTACCATCGACACTAATTATTTTCCGACAATGCCGAAACCCATCAACACGTGGCTTGAATGCCCAAAAAACATAGTTCAGTGTCTTACTCATTTCAGTGTTGGCTCTGAGATGCTTCCACTGCACAACTGTGCCAGGATTATATTTGGACAAAGCACACATATATTTTAGAAGTAATTGAACGGAGTTCTCCTATGTACCATAAGCAATTTCCATAGCACGTTTCAAACTTCATCATGCCTTCGTGTACGAGatttgatattcatatttatcTTTCACATTTTCGATGATATACTTAATCTCGTACGAAGGATCACAACGAACAACTCCCAATAGAGTATGTGCCACCATATCACTGTTCAAATTCTTATGGTTTATACCAACAGAGGTAGATATACATGTGTGAGGCctgtcatattttgttattttccaaTAACCAGTCTTGGCCTTGAAAGAAGCGTGAAGTCCCCATCGACAAACGACCGTAGAATAATTATTTTGCACCGTAACTTTCACAAAATGCGTGTGCTATCCATGACACGGTACTCACGCCTGACTACTCTGACTGAATAATCCTTCACAGATGCAATAAGATCATTCTTatctttaaataacatattaacgCATAATTCACCTCTATCCGGATTGTAATAGCTTGTTTCCACTCTAGAAGGTACATCGACAGAATTAGGAGGCTCTTCCCCAAAAAACTTATTGAAAAATGATGGCATTTCAGAAGTGTTTGAAAGAAATGGTACGGTCTGCCTCTGTAATGTGGCACGAGGTTGTTATCGAGATGATGTCCCCTCATTGGGATTTGTAAAAGTATTCACTTCATCGTCATCattcacttcttcttcttcagactcGCTATATGACATATCGGGTTCAGAATCAGTCCTCCAAATATCATCATTAGTGGCCAGATCCGGACAACGAGCACTGATATCTAATGTTGGATTCGGCCAATATGGAGCATGATTTTGTTCCGACGAGACATTGATATATTGATCCCAAGACCAACTTACATCATCGAAATTTATAGTACCGAGTCCTTCAGTAACCTGTGGAACATAAGATTCTTGATCCTGGAAACCACCATATATAGAAGTACCGGGTTGGTTAATGAAACCTGAATCGGATGCATGTGGAACGTAGGATTCAGGATCATCAAatccaacatgatgctcaattgaATTTGCTTCCACGTATAAATGCAACACATGCATATTATCACATTGCATTATAAACTGTAAAGCATCATCATCAACGAGATTGACTTGAATTTCATGCCAAGATGATCTCTCCATGAATTAATATTTATTGACAACTTCATAGAAAAATTCGTTGGATCGATTCCTAACATTTTATGCACAACTTCAACCAACTCCAACAAATTAATAGATCGTAATACTCGTATCGGTCTAACAAATGGCAACAGATCCATTATCGATAACTACATGACCACCAAAATATAAGAGTACATCGATATTAGACATTTTGCCAAtgaaatttgaaagaaaaatttagATGAAATTGATATCTCATTCGTCGAAGTTATCATCAATTATAAATACAACCATGTTGAATAATACTTCAATTCACGTGAAATTTCAGAATGCAGAGTTCACATGAAAGGAAAGCATCACAGAGTTCACATGAAATTACAGAGTTCATGTGAAAGTTGAAGAAATGGACggccaataataataaaaaaaggaaaaaataataataaaatatacagAGTCCGTGCTTTGTAAGCACGGACCCTGGCTCCACGTTGGAGCGTCCGTGCTTGGTAAGCACAGACGCCTCCACGTGAGCAGCGTCCGTGCTTCGCAAGCACGGATTgcaatatttttgaatttttttaaaattatatttgaattaattttttaaaattaaattatttataaaaaaccCGTATTTATAGGTGTTGGATGAGAATCCTACTATAAATCGAATGATTTTCCTTCCAAAATTGTGAGATAATCATTCCATAATTTGAGATATCCATTCCATAATTCAAATAGCCATAATTAATAAGATTTCGTGTATTTTATATATGAATTTTGAAATTCACTATTGGTTGAATGTAGACTGCTTTCTCGTACATATTCATGATGTATCTGTACTCTATTGCAAATatgctagatttttttttagaaaactaACTTGTATACAATATTTCTTTCCAAATATGTTGATttatccttaatttcgaaattaAGTTGTATCTCTTGCACTGGATTTcgaatttcatgtatttattgcttttgaatttcaaatatcatgtattatttaatattttcgaatttatgataactcgaaaataaattcatatacatgtctatatttaaaaattacacTCCCAAATTTTTAGGTTCTCACACATCTAACACTTGAATGACACGTTGATGTGTCAAAGGATATTCATTACACAAATatgtttggatttttttttatcttcaacATTAAAAGTGGTACTATGAATATAGTCAATTCCAGAACATATTGCCatatttcataattaatttttattaatcaggTACCAAATTGTCCTTATGTGGAATAATCATCCATGAATGGAAAATGAGTTATTATAGACGTTTATTATGTGTGAGAGAATATATGATTGAATACAAGCAATTATATATAGATGAATCAAAcattgttaaaaatatttaatacaaGGATACACATGTAGTCTCGTATAGATGAAAAGTGCTTTGCTAGAAATTTTATgtttcaagatata
Protein-coding sequences here:
- the LOC142545816 gene encoding membrane-anchored ubiquitin-fold protein 3-like — encoded protein: MAEAEKQLELKFRIFDGTDIGHGTYSQSITADTLKQRLLSQWPRDKSIIPKSVNDMKLIHAGKFLENGKTLTESKVLVGDLSGGVITMHVVVQPPVAKRKIDKKQAKKQKQGLCSCRIL